In a genomic window of Oncorhynchus keta strain PuntledgeMale-10-30-2019 chromosome 28, Oket_V2, whole genome shotgun sequence:
- the borcs6 gene encoding BLOC-1 related complex subunit 6 isoform X3 codes for MEGFTEWTRPGFLLDLHLQERTTVLTEEPSAAAPSPSSVPAEGGESSGNSPCPPHVMAQVRVRNVPERERIVRGMQDSKSLDEISQACIGGARGGGRGGQPEGRRATISSALELEGTVSHDGDLTHFICRNLEQKIKMSSKPSLDCDCDSDCSGSISSRGRGSSSGRPVDIPPIDPAVLVDLQRHTEEVAHSVELMMRSLNGTIQNMTALSVGYIQTYRDSVDSLGESVDMSIKGMYTLMARCEELDRSMQPIHTLAAQIRDIKRTLDALEAICK; via the exons ATGGAAGGATTTACAGAGTGGACTCGACCCGGCTTCCTGCTTGACTTACATCTCCAGGAAAGAACAACAGTG CTTACAGAGGAGCCCTCGGCAGCAGCTCCCAGCCCCAGCTCTGTCCCAGCCGAGGGGGGGGAGTCGTCAGGCAACAGCCCTTGTCCGCCCCACGTCATGGCCCAGGTGCGCGTGCGGAACGTCCCAGAGCGGGAGCGCATCGTCCGGGGCATGCAGGACAGCAAGAGCCTGGACGAGATCAGCCAGGCATGCATCGGAGGGGCCCGGGGTGGGGGTCGGGGGGGCCAGCCAGAGGGCCGCAGGGCCACCATCTCCTCTGCCCTGGAGCTGGAGGGAACAGTCAGCCACGACGGGGACCTGACCCACTTCATCTGCCGCAACCTGGAGCAGAAGATCAAGATGAGCTCAAAGCCCAGCCTGGACTGTGACTGCGACT CGGACTGCTCGGGTTCCATCAGCAGTAGAGGTCGTGGGTCGTCGTCGGGGCGGCCGGTTGACATCCCTCCCATCGACCCTGCTGTCTTGGTGGAcctgcagagacacacagaggaagtCGCCCACAGTGTGGAGCTAATGATGCGCAGCCTCAACGGAACCATCCAGAAC ATGACAGCGCTGAGTGTGGGCTACATCCAGACCTATAGAGACTCTGTGGACAGCCTGGGGGAGTCTGTGGACATGAGCATAAAG GGAATGTACACACTGATGGCGCGCTGTGAGGAGCTGGACCGCTCTATGCAGCCCATCCACACTCTGGCCGCCCAGATCCGGGACATCAAGCGCACCCTGGATGCCCTTGAGGCCATCTGCAAGTAG
- the borcs6 gene encoding BLOC-1 related complex subunit 6 isoform X1: protein MSLFPVIGTDVPEAANGVDTPGSPGSCNVNGPYTHAPNTPAQLLKFGGRVPCPGQGSLDETENCVDGESACDGQENPIDTSHNSTTHSDTQQHSDMFPAHPSLPLATCTADTEPDPHEPPKDMSLTGPSQTSMPLNETLSGDWQHTGTPSKDTAPEGDTHSADKKQSETKHTKPSSFCAVETEEEKEVEVEEEECEKDGKEQHAGNTQAEVSAELTEEPSAAAPSPSSVPAEGGESSGNSPCPPHVMAQVRVRNVPERERIVRGMQDSKSLDEISQACIGGARGGGRGGQPEGRRATISSALELEGTVSHDGDLTHFICRNLEQKIKMSSKPSLDCDCDSDCSGSISSRGRGSSSGRPVDIPPIDPAVLVDLQRHTEEVAHSVELMMRSLNGTIQNMTALSVGYIQTYRDSVDSLGESVDMSIKGMYTLMARCEELDRSMQPIHTLAAQIRDIKRTLDALEAICK, encoded by the exons ATGAGCCTCTTCCCTGTGATTGGCACAGATGTGCCGGAAGCAGCCAATGGGGTGGATACACCAGGCTCCCCTGGATCCTGTAATGTGAATGGCCCGTACACCCACGCCCCTAATACCCCTGCACAGCTCCTGAAGTTTGGGGGTAGGGTGCCCTGTCCTGGACAGGGATCCCTTGATGAGACTGAGAACTGTGTGGATGGGGAGAGCGCATGCGATGGACAAGAGAACCCCATAGACACTTCTCACAACTCCACAACCCATTcagacacacagcaacacagcgaCATGTTCCcagcccatccctccctcccccttgcCACATGCACAGcagacacagagccagacccaCACGAGCCCCCCAAAGACATGTCCCTCACTGGACCCTCCCAAACAAGTATGCCCCTAAACGAGACTCTGTCTGGAGACTGGCAGCACACAGGCACTCCATCCAAAGACACAGCCCCAGAGGGGGACACTCACAGTGCAGATAAAAAGCAGTCCGAGACAAAGCACACAAAGCCTTCTAGCTTCTGTGCTGTAGAAACCGAAGAGGaaaaggaggtggaggtggaagaggaggagtgtgAAAAGGATGGCAAGGAGCAGCATGCAGGAAACACACAGGCTGAAGTCTCAGCTGAG CTTACAGAGGAGCCCTCGGCAGCAGCTCCCAGCCCCAGCTCTGTCCCAGCCGAGGGGGGGGAGTCGTCAGGCAACAGCCCTTGTCCGCCCCACGTCATGGCCCAGGTGCGCGTGCGGAACGTCCCAGAGCGGGAGCGCATCGTCCGGGGCATGCAGGACAGCAAGAGCCTGGACGAGATCAGCCAGGCATGCATCGGAGGGGCCCGGGGTGGGGGTCGGGGGGGCCAGCCAGAGGGCCGCAGGGCCACCATCTCCTCTGCCCTGGAGCTGGAGGGAACAGTCAGCCACGACGGGGACCTGACCCACTTCATCTGCCGCAACCTGGAGCAGAAGATCAAGATGAGCTCAAAGCCCAGCCTGGACTGTGACTGCGACT CGGACTGCTCGGGTTCCATCAGCAGTAGAGGTCGTGGGTCGTCGTCGGGGCGGCCGGTTGACATCCCTCCCATCGACCCTGCTGTCTTGGTGGAcctgcagagacacacagaggaagtCGCCCACAGTGTGGAGCTAATGATGCGCAGCCTCAACGGAACCATCCAGAAC ATGACAGCGCTGAGTGTGGGCTACATCCAGACCTATAGAGACTCTGTGGACAGCCTGGGGGAGTCTGTGGACATGAGCATAAAG GGAATGTACACACTGATGGCGCGCTGTGAGGAGCTGGACCGCTCTATGCAGCCCATCCACACTCTGGCCGCCCAGATCCGGGACATCAAGCGCACCCTGGATGCCCTTGAGGCCATCTGCAAGTAG
- the borcs6 gene encoding BLOC-1 related complex subunit 6 isoform X2 — MFPAHPSLPLATCTADTEPDPHEPPKDMSLTGPSQTSMPLNETLSGDWQHTGTPSKDTAPEGDTHSADKKQSETKHTKPSSFCAVETEEEKEVEVEEEECEKDGKEQHAGNTQAEVSAELTEEPSAAAPSPSSVPAEGGESSGNSPCPPHVMAQVRVRNVPERERIVRGMQDSKSLDEISQACIGGARGGGRGGQPEGRRATISSALELEGTVSHDGDLTHFICRNLEQKIKMSSKPSLDCDCDSDCSGSISSRGRGSSSGRPVDIPPIDPAVLVDLQRHTEEVAHSVELMMRSLNGTIQNMTALSVGYIQTYRDSVDSLGESVDMSIKGMYTLMARCEELDRSMQPIHTLAAQIRDIKRTLDALEAICK, encoded by the exons ATGTTCCcagcccatccctccctcccccttgcCACATGCACAGcagacacagagccagacccaCACGAGCCCCCCAAAGACATGTCCCTCACTGGACCCTCCCAAACAAGTATGCCCCTAAACGAGACTCTGTCTGGAGACTGGCAGCACACAGGCACTCCATCCAAAGACACAGCCCCAGAGGGGGACACTCACAGTGCAGATAAAAAGCAGTCCGAGACAAAGCACACAAAGCCTTCTAGCTTCTGTGCTGTAGAAACCGAAGAGGaaaaggaggtggaggtggaagaggaggagtgtgAAAAGGATGGCAAGGAGCAGCATGCAGGAAACACACAGGCTGAAGTCTCAGCTGAG CTTACAGAGGAGCCCTCGGCAGCAGCTCCCAGCCCCAGCTCTGTCCCAGCCGAGGGGGGGGAGTCGTCAGGCAACAGCCCTTGTCCGCCCCACGTCATGGCCCAGGTGCGCGTGCGGAACGTCCCAGAGCGGGAGCGCATCGTCCGGGGCATGCAGGACAGCAAGAGCCTGGACGAGATCAGCCAGGCATGCATCGGAGGGGCCCGGGGTGGGGGTCGGGGGGGCCAGCCAGAGGGCCGCAGGGCCACCATCTCCTCTGCCCTGGAGCTGGAGGGAACAGTCAGCCACGACGGGGACCTGACCCACTTCATCTGCCGCAACCTGGAGCAGAAGATCAAGATGAGCTCAAAGCCCAGCCTGGACTGTGACTGCGACT CGGACTGCTCGGGTTCCATCAGCAGTAGAGGTCGTGGGTCGTCGTCGGGGCGGCCGGTTGACATCCCTCCCATCGACCCTGCTGTCTTGGTGGAcctgcagagacacacagaggaagtCGCCCACAGTGTGGAGCTAATGATGCGCAGCCTCAACGGAACCATCCAGAAC ATGACAGCGCTGAGTGTGGGCTACATCCAGACCTATAGAGACTCTGTGGACAGCCTGGGGGAGTCTGTGGACATGAGCATAAAG GGAATGTACACACTGATGGCGCGCTGTGAGGAGCTGGACCGCTCTATGCAGCCCATCCACACTCTGGCCGCCCAGATCCGGGACATCAAGCGCACCCTGGATGCCCTTGAGGCCATCTGCAAGTAG